In Chloroflexi bacterium ADurb.Bin180, the following proteins share a genomic window:
- a CDS encoding photosystem I assembly protein Ycf3 — MVEGKGKSKADRLVSKAVVKVVEDLRELAHKKASAESAQIALDGMLEGFIEQARQFKDLDGQVVEQLQELTEVFPDSPLPWLNLSQVYLERDEFKQAKKAAEQGLKVEPGEVGLVFNRALALEEMGDYEAAIVGFKHCIEVNPHYPWAYSNIGDAYRMLKKYDQAEKHLQEALKIDPHFAPALHNLAVLYNDLEQWAACVYYGQQALRYDPDNAETHLAMGDALLSLKEHEAALQHLAAATLINPDFVEAYESMSDAYAELDMYELCVGAAREALKRNPRSWMALANIGYGLGRQRRFAEAIKVYQDVLKMVSDPERRHKVLWELGWNCFEAGQYEQALDYTQQAIDSAEQPKLILFFNQGLMLLALGRVDEAEEVYRRAIERAEAEEDQAVLAEASKDLGEFLARKAVDIEPDSVMSRLLRG; from the coding sequence ATGGTGGAAGGGAAAGGCAAAAGCAAGGCGGACCGGCTGGTGAGCAAGGCCGTGGTCAAGGTGGTGGAGGACCTGCGCGAGCTGGCGCACAAGAAAGCCAGTGCCGAGAGTGCTCAGATAGCGCTCGATGGCATGCTGGAGGGGTTTATCGAGCAGGCGCGCCAGTTCAAGGACCTCGATGGTCAAGTGGTGGAACAGCTCCAGGAGCTGACCGAGGTCTTTCCGGACAGTCCTTTGCCGTGGCTGAACCTGTCGCAGGTGTACCTGGAGCGCGACGAGTTCAAGCAGGCGAAGAAAGCGGCGGAGCAGGGCCTCAAGGTCGAGCCGGGCGAGGTGGGGCTGGTGTTCAACCGTGCCCTGGCGCTGGAAGAGATGGGCGACTATGAGGCGGCCATCGTCGGGTTCAAGCACTGCATCGAAGTGAATCCGCACTATCCCTGGGCCTACAGCAACATCGGCGATGCCTACCGCATGCTCAAGAAGTACGATCAGGCCGAGAAGCATCTGCAGGAGGCGCTCAAGATCGATCCGCATTTCGCGCCGGCGCTGCACAATCTGGCCGTTTTGTACAACGACCTTGAGCAATGGGCAGCCTGCGTGTACTATGGGCAGCAGGCGCTGCGCTACGACCCGGACAACGCCGAAACTCATCTGGCCATGGGCGATGCGCTGCTGAGCCTGAAGGAGCACGAGGCGGCGCTGCAGCACCTGGCGGCGGCCACGCTGATCAATCCCGATTTCGTCGAAGCTTACGAGTCGATGTCCGATGCCTATGCCGAGCTCGATATGTACGAGCTGTGCGTGGGGGCGGCGCGCGAGGCGCTGAAGCGAAATCCCCGGAGCTGGATGGCGCTGGCCAACATCGGCTACGGACTGGGCAGGCAGCGGCGGTTCGCTGAGGCCATCAAGGTCTACCAGGACGTGCTCAAGATGGTCTCGGACCCGGAGCGCCGCCACAAGGTGCTGTGGGAGTTGGGCTGGAACTGCTTCGAGGCGGGTCAGTACGAGCAGGCGCTGGATTATACGCAGCAGGCAATCGACAGTGCGGAGCAGCCCAAGCTGATCCTGTTCTTCAACCAGGGCCTGATGCTGCTGGCGCTGGGCAGGGTGGACGAGGCAGAAGAAGTGTACCGCCGGGCGATCGAGCGGGCTGAGGCCGAGGAAGACCAGGCGGTGCTGGCCGAAGCGAGCAAGGACCTGGGCGAGTTCCTGGCGCGCAAAGCGGTGGACATCGAGCCGGACTCGGTCATGAGCAGGTTGCTGAGGGGATAG